In Agromyces sp. 3263, a single genomic region encodes these proteins:
- a CDS encoding alpha/beta hydrolase, translating into MPTFTDAHGIRIHYENWRVPEPTAVVQLAHGIGEHIGRYRELIEALNAAGYSVWADDHRGHGQTGVDQHAGDLTRLGRPGPGGMRAAIAGVERFGEVIREAEGPDLPLVILGHSWGSFMTQHVVNRNPDRYDAVVLTGTAWLQLGYTNIGNLNKRFARPGGTNVEWLSRDPAVAEAWVADPHTTDRTLQQLFGWPQSFSLITRPSKRIPSELPLLILIGSDDPVAGERSARALLKDYLRRAHLVDATLIVYEGARHEVFNETNREEVRADLIRWLDERFAVD; encoded by the coding sequence ATGCCCACGTTCACCGACGCGCACGGGATCCGCATCCACTACGAGAACTGGCGGGTGCCGGAGCCGACGGCGGTGGTGCAGCTCGCGCACGGCATCGGCGAGCACATCGGCCGCTACCGCGAGCTCATCGAAGCCCTGAACGCCGCGGGCTACTCCGTGTGGGCCGACGACCATCGCGGACACGGCCAGACCGGCGTCGACCAGCACGCCGGCGACCTCACCCGTCTCGGCCGCCCCGGACCGGGCGGCATGCGCGCGGCGATCGCCGGCGTCGAACGCTTCGGCGAGGTCATCCGTGAAGCCGAAGGCCCCGACCTCCCGCTGGTCATCCTCGGGCACTCCTGGGGCTCGTTCATGACGCAGCACGTCGTCAACCGGAATCCCGACCGCTATGACGCCGTGGTCCTCACCGGAACGGCGTGGCTGCAGCTCGGCTACACGAACATCGGGAACCTCAACAAGCGCTTCGCGCGCCCCGGCGGCACCAACGTCGAGTGGCTCAGCCGCGACCCAGCCGTGGCCGAGGCGTGGGTGGCGGATCCGCACACGACGGACCGGACGCTCCAGCAGCTGTTCGGCTGGCCGCAGTCGTTCTCGCTCATCACTCGCCCGTCGAAGCGCATTCCATCCGAACTGCCGCTGCTCATCCTCATCGGCTCCGATGACCCCGTGGCAGGGGAGCGGAGCGCGCGGGCGCTGTTGAAGGACTACCTCCGGCGAGCGCATCTCGTCGACGCGACGCTCATCGTGTACGAGGGCGCCCGGCACGAGGTCTTCAACGAGACGAACCGCGAGGAGGTTCGCGCCGACCTCATTCGCTGGCTCGACGAGCGGTTCGCCGTCGACTGA
- a CDS encoding biotin/lipoate A/B protein ligase family protein, translating into MHGEYKVPGGKLVVVDFDVVDGVIRSPRVAGDFFLEPDEALADIDAALDGLPAASDARQIAAAVTAGLRDGAVMLGFSAEAVAVAVRRALTDATTWSNYEWEIVHDEAVPPRLHLALDEVLATRVGEGRRKPTLRFWEWDESAVVIGSFQSVKNEVDPEGAEKYGFDIVRRISGGGAMMMERGNVVTYSLYVPSELVQGMSFADSYAYLDDWVLQGLRAIGIEATYQPLNDIASPLGKIGGAAQKRLGSGGVLHHVTMSYDLDNAKMLEVLRIGREKISDKGIASAAKRVDPLRSQTGLSRAAIIESLKQTFVGLYGATPGTVSADELAEAEALVESKFATREWLYRVP; encoded by the coding sequence ATGCACGGTGAGTACAAGGTTCCCGGTGGCAAGCTCGTGGTCGTCGACTTCGACGTGGTCGACGGCGTCATCCGCAGTCCGCGGGTCGCAGGTGACTTCTTCCTCGAGCCCGACGAGGCGCTGGCCGACATCGACGCGGCGCTCGACGGCCTGCCCGCGGCATCCGACGCCAGGCAGATCGCCGCGGCCGTCACGGCCGGCCTTCGCGACGGCGCGGTCATGCTCGGATTCTCGGCCGAGGCGGTCGCCGTGGCCGTGCGACGGGCGCTGACGGATGCCACGACCTGGTCGAACTACGAGTGGGAGATCGTGCACGACGAGGCCGTGCCGCCGCGCCTGCACCTCGCCCTCGACGAGGTGCTCGCCACCCGGGTCGGCGAGGGGCGCCGCAAGCCCACGCTGCGGTTCTGGGAGTGGGACGAGTCGGCCGTGGTCATCGGCAGCTTCCAGTCGGTGAAGAACGAGGTCGATCCCGAGGGCGCCGAGAAGTACGGCTTCGACATCGTGCGACGCATCTCGGGCGGCGGCGCGATGATGATGGAGCGCGGCAACGTCGTCACCTACTCGCTCTACGTGCCGTCGGAGCTCGTGCAGGGCATGAGCTTCGCCGACTCGTACGCCTACCTCGACGACTGGGTGCTGCAGGGCCTGCGCGCCATCGGCATCGAGGCGACGTACCAGCCGCTCAACGACATCGCGAGCCCGCTCGGCAAGATCGGCGGCGCCGCGCAGAAGCGACTCGGCTCGGGCGGTGTGCTGCACCACGTGACCATGTCGTACGACCTCGACAACGCCAAGATGCTCGAGGTGCTGCGCATCGGTCGCGAGAAGATCAGCGACAAGGGCATCGCCTCGGCCGCCAAGCGCGTCGACCCGCTGCGGTCGCAGACCGGGCTCAGCCGCGCCGCGATCATCGAGAGCCTGAAGCAGACCTTCGTCGGCCTCTACGGCGCGACGCCCGGCACGGTCTCTGCCGACGAGCTCGCCGAGGCCGAGGCACTCGTCGAGTCGAAGTTCGCGACCCGCGAGTGGCTCTATCGCGTGCCCTGA
- a CDS encoding NPCBM/NEW2 domain-containing protein produces MILHRTPHPGGRRRTALAGVCALVGAGLLATAGVSPALAATHVATDAATNATTATGSAAAAASGTASAAATAAATTPISPKAVTPEVPVDPAGTSLGAVSAVEQDGASVTLTAEHGAMRITFLDDRTFRLEADPSGGFTDPANTPQGDPARTADIVVGHDSFDGADVTVTGSATDGGPITIATADVTVSIDRATGQSSAARADGTVIWSESAPITFGAASATQHLATVDGEQFIGGGMQNGRSVHTGATINIARNFDWDDDGYPNAVPYYMSSNGYGVLRNTFARGTYDFAAHTTTHEERRFDAYYFVGDYKASLESYTQLTGRPLLPPVYALEYGDADCYNRSNPGYSSSGYGDPQNTKQRTPQALNIAKQFVEQDMPAGWMLVNDGYGCEYQQLPETVDSIEDQTDLKVGLWTQRSLTNQEFEVGEAGVRLRKLDVAWVGSGYRQALTGCEAAHDGIEQYSDARGTALMVEGWAGAQRCGMQWTGDHSGNLDAVRWQVSALTGAGNSGLAFTTGDVDGIFGGSAESYVRDLQWKAFAPALYSMSGWAQTDKRPWLYGDEATTINRDYLQLRQRLMPYIYSLAEESHRTGVPMMRSVALEYPSDPGAYSVEANNEFLLGDDYLVAPVFTDTDVRNGIYLPAGDQWVDYWTGALHEGGTVLNGHPAPLDKLPIFVRAGAVIPQGVVARNASLVPEDAPITVVAYPQGESEFSLYEDDEVTRAYADGESSTQRFAVDAPKAGKTGTVKIELGKRDGDYDGKADARPYLVEAHTGSEPKVVKLGSTTLPRVDDAAALDDGPGWTYEADRAGGVVLISTGAIASDASARLTLTATSGVGGQEADAAAASVAVELADRVFQGEQTTVTATFRNTGTKAKDDVVLTPTAPEGWTLISATGDHAGTVKKGGEATAEFTFEVTDAAAADLQTVTVTAAYTSQRQPRTVSGANQLYVAYGSLAGAFNAVSITDLATAKAGNFDGGGASFSAAALAAAGATPGGTVTVGTGDAAIAYTWPEPVGTPNSVAPAGQTIAVGGHGTHLAILASAASGGGVNPELTLTYTDGTVSKQNVFFPNWLPQASGLGGATVAVKSLGRNSATNPNVYEYPTYGYQVYSNLVRLNPSKELASIVLPNESRLKIFDWQVVDQPLPPAPTASAWASELNWLSATNGWGVIGRNVANKDAANSPDLPLKINYTDPATGQSPVYAKGLGVHAQSKITYYVGGECSAFTAQVGLEAGFGGNVIFKVDADGANRYQSRTFTPGFAPESVNVDLTGVQYVDLIVEAPGSINGAHGVWGDARFSCD; encoded by the coding sequence ATGATCCTCCACCGAACACCACATCCCGGAGGGCGCCGCAGAACGGCGCTCGCCGGCGTCTGCGCCCTCGTCGGCGCCGGCCTCCTCGCGACCGCCGGCGTCTCGCCCGCCCTGGCCGCGACACACGTGGCGACGGATGCCGCGACGAACGCCACCACCGCCACGGGCAGCGCCGCCGCCGCGGCATCCGGAACCGCCTCAGCCGCGGCGACGGCGGCGGCCACGACGCCGATCAGCCCCAAGGCCGTCACCCCCGAGGTGCCGGTGGACCCCGCGGGCACCTCCCTCGGCGCCGTGTCGGCGGTCGAGCAGGACGGCGCGAGCGTCACCCTCACCGCCGAGCACGGCGCGATGCGCATCACGTTCCTCGACGACCGCACGTTCCGCCTCGAGGCGGACCCGAGCGGCGGATTCACCGACCCGGCGAACACCCCGCAGGGCGACCCTGCCCGCACCGCAGACATCGTCGTCGGCCACGACAGCTTCGACGGCGCCGACGTGACGGTCACCGGATCCGCGACCGATGGTGGCCCGATCACGATCGCCACCGCCGACGTCACGGTCTCGATCGACCGGGCCACGGGGCAGTCCTCGGCCGCCCGCGCCGACGGCACGGTCATCTGGTCGGAGTCCGCGCCGATCACCTTCGGCGCCGCGTCGGCGACGCAGCACCTCGCGACGGTCGACGGCGAGCAGTTCATCGGCGGCGGCATGCAGAACGGCCGGTCGGTGCACACGGGCGCGACGATCAACATCGCGCGCAACTTCGACTGGGACGACGACGGCTACCCGAACGCGGTGCCGTACTACATGTCGTCCAACGGCTACGGCGTGCTCCGCAACACCTTCGCGCGCGGCACCTACGACTTCGCGGCGCACACCACGACGCACGAGGAGCGCCGCTTCGACGCGTACTACTTCGTGGGCGACTACAAGGCGTCGCTCGAGTCGTACACGCAGCTCACCGGCCGCCCCCTGCTGCCGCCGGTGTACGCGCTCGAGTACGGCGACGCCGACTGCTACAACCGGTCGAACCCCGGCTACAGCTCATCGGGCTACGGCGACCCGCAGAACACCAAGCAGCGCACCCCGCAGGCCCTGAACATCGCGAAGCAGTTCGTCGAGCAGGACATGCCCGCCGGCTGGATGCTCGTGAACGACGGGTACGGATGCGAGTACCAGCAGCTGCCCGAGACGGTCGACTCGATCGAGGACCAGACCGACCTCAAGGTGGGCCTCTGGACCCAGCGCTCGCTCACCAACCAGGAGTTCGAGGTGGGCGAGGCGGGCGTCCGCCTGCGCAAGCTCGACGTCGCCTGGGTCGGGTCGGGCTACCGCCAGGCGCTGACCGGCTGCGAGGCCGCCCATGACGGCATCGAGCAGTACTCCGATGCGCGCGGCACCGCCCTGATGGTCGAGGGCTGGGCCGGCGCCCAGCGCTGCGGCATGCAGTGGACGGGCGACCACAGCGGCAACCTCGACGCGGTGCGCTGGCAGGTCTCGGCGCTCACCGGCGCCGGCAACTCGGGTCTGGCGTTCACGACCGGTGACGTCGACGGCATCTTCGGCGGCTCGGCCGAGAGCTACGTGCGCGACCTGCAGTGGAAGGCGTTCGCGCCCGCGCTCTACTCGATGAGCGGCTGGGCCCAGACCGACAAGCGCCCGTGGCTGTACGGCGACGAGGCGACCACGATCAACCGGGATTACCTGCAGCTCCGGCAGCGGCTGATGCCCTACATCTACTCGCTCGCCGAGGAGTCCCACCGCACGGGCGTGCCCATGATGCGATCGGTCGCGCTCGAGTACCCGAGCGACCCCGGCGCCTACAGCGTCGAGGCGAACAACGAGTTCCTGCTCGGCGACGACTACCTCGTCGCGCCCGTCTTCACCGACACCGACGTGCGCAACGGCATCTACCTGCCCGCCGGCGACCAGTGGGTCGACTACTGGACCGGTGCGCTGCACGAGGGCGGCACCGTGCTCAACGGGCACCCGGCCCCGCTCGACAAGCTGCCGATCTTCGTGCGCGCCGGCGCCGTGATCCCCCAGGGCGTCGTGGCGCGCAACGCGTCGCTCGTGCCCGAGGACGCGCCCATCACGGTCGTGGCCTACCCGCAGGGCGAGTCGGAGTTCTCGCTCTACGAGGACGACGAGGTGACCCGCGCCTATGCCGACGGCGAGTCGAGCACGCAGCGGTTCGCGGTCGACGCACCGAAGGCCGGCAAGACCGGCACCGTGAAGATCGAGCTCGGGAAGCGCGACGGCGACTACGACGGCAAGGCCGACGCGCGGCCCTACCTGGTCGAGGCCCACACCGGCTCCGAGCCCAAGGTCGTCAAGCTCGGCAGCACCACCCTCCCCCGCGTCGACGACGCGGCCGCCCTCGACGACGGCCCCGGCTGGACGTACGAGGCCGACCGGGCCGGCGGCGTGGTCCTCATCTCGACGGGAGCGATCGCCTCCGACGCATCCGCTCGCCTCACCCTCACCGCCACGAGCGGCGTGGGCGGTCAGGAAGCGGATGCCGCCGCGGCATCCGTCGCCGTCGAGCTCGCCGATCGGGTGTTCCAGGGGGAGCAGACCACCGTGACGGCGACGTTCCGCAACACCGGCACGAAGGCGAAGGACGACGTGGTGCTCACGCCCACGGCGCCCGAGGGCTGGACGCTCATCTCGGCGACCGGCGACCACGCGGGCACCGTGAAGAAGGGCGGCGAGGCCACGGCCGAGTTCACCTTCGAGGTGACGGATGCCGCGGCCGCCGACCTGCAGACGGTCACCGTCACGGCGGCGTACACGTCGCAGCGGCAGCCGCGCACGGTGTCGGGAGCGAACCAGCTCTACGTCGCCTACGGATCGCTCGCGGGCGCGTTCAACGCCGTGTCGATCACCGACCTCGCCACGGCGAAGGCCGGCAACTTCGACGGCGGTGGCGCCTCCTTCTCGGCGGCGGCGCTGGCGGCGGCGGGCGCGACGCCCGGCGGCACGGTCACGGTGGGCACGGGCGACGCGGCGATCGCGTACACGTGGCCCGAGCCGGTCGGCACGCCGAACTCGGTGGCGCCCGCGGGCCAGACCATCGCGGTGGGCGGGCACGGCACGCACCTCGCGATCCTCGCGTCCGCGGCATCCGGCGGCGGAGTGAACCCCGAGCTGACCCTCACCTATACCGACGGCACGGTCTCGAAGCAGAACGTGTTCTTCCCGAACTGGCTGCCCCAGGCATCCGGGCTCGGCGGGGCGACGGTCGCGGTGAAGTCGCTCGGGCGCAACAGCGCGACGAACCCGAACGTGTACGAGTACCCGACGTACGGCTACCAGGTGTACTCGAACCTCGTGCGCCTCAACCCGTCGAAGGAGCTCGCGTCGATCGTGCTGCCGAACGAGAGCCGGCTGAAGATCTTCGACTGGCAGGTCGTCGACCAGCCGCTGCCGCCGGCACCGACCGCGTCGGCGTGGGCGTCGGAGCTCAACTGGCTCAGCGCGACGAACGGCTGGGGGGTCATCGGCAGGAACGTGGCGAACAAGGATGCCGCGAACTCGCCCGACCTGCCGCTGAAGATCAACTACACCGACCCCGCCACCGGGCAGTCGCCGGTCTACGCCAAGGGCCTGGGCGTGCACGCGCAGTCGAAGATCACGTACTACGTGGGCGGCGAGTGCTCGGCGTTCACGGCGCAGGTCGGCCTCGAGGCCGGCTTCGGCGGCAACGTCATCTTCAAGGTCGACGCCGACGGGGCCAACCGTTACCAGTCGCGCACGTTCACGCCCGGGTTCGCGCCCGAGTCGGTGAACGTCGACCTGACCGGCGTGCAGTACGTCGACCTCATCGTCGAGGCGCCCGGCAGCATCAACGGCGCCCACGGCGTGTGGGGCGACGCGAGGTTCAGCTGCGACTGA
- a CDS encoding TetR family transcriptional regulator codes for MARPRRQEARRAALIEATYAAGRQHGLRSLSLTDVAEQAGLSRGAVLYYYEDLDALLVEAHGAGVERFCDQRDATVAALDDPRDQLGAAIDAGLPSGPDDALMSLLYEFDVLAGNSELHDELVQKLYLRQVETYTRIFAAGRAAGVFSPRLPDDQLAMTFVALEDAYGLHIVGGNALMTVPKAAAAMRAVAEQLGCPTSSAS; via the coding sequence ATGGCACGGCCGCGCAGACAGGAAGCGAGACGCGCCGCACTCATCGAGGCCACGTACGCGGCCGGCCGCCAGCACGGGCTGCGGTCGCTGTCGCTGACGGATGTCGCCGAGCAGGCCGGTCTCAGCCGCGGCGCGGTGCTGTACTACTACGAAGACCTCGACGCCCTGCTCGTCGAGGCGCATGGCGCCGGCGTCGAGCGGTTCTGCGACCAGCGCGACGCCACCGTCGCCGCACTCGACGACCCGCGCGACCAGCTCGGTGCGGCGATCGACGCCGGGCTCCCGAGCGGACCCGACGACGCGCTCATGAGCCTGCTCTACGAGTTCGACGTGCTCGCCGGCAACTCCGAGCTGCACGATGAGCTGGTGCAGAAGCTGTACCTGCGCCAGGTGGAGACCTACACGCGCATTTTCGCCGCCGGTCGCGCGGCCGGCGTCTTCTCACCCCGGCTGCCAGACGACCAGCTGGCGATGACGTTCGTGGCCCTCGAAGACGCCTACGGCCTGCACATCGTGGGCGGCAACGCGCTCATGACGGTGCCGAAGGCGGCTGCGGCGATGCGCGCGGTCGCCGAGCAGCTCGGGTGTCCGACCTCGTCGGCGTCCTGA
- a CDS encoding MFS transporter, with amino-acid sequence MTETTTLQPAVASRQRTPWFALLTLAFAVFATVTVEMVPAGLLPAMSADFGVSPSSIGLLVSLWAVTIIVASLPIVRLTARVDRRTLIVGALAVMAVANALTAIAPGYEFALASRVIAAMAHGAFWSVVMVYATSLVPASAAGRTVAIVSAGASGATVAGIPLGTVVGQVADWRLVFGALALALALIAVVIRLRLPSSPGAAPSPADGAGSAGAVRGRRRVDRSIRPVLAAAVACTLTAAASFTLFTYISPYLTEVAGLPEAWVGPLLLGFGVAGIGGLVAAALTADRWPVASLATMTVLFAVALAVLGLAPQSPPAVIAGLLVWGLAIGGLPAMLQSRLLGVASPALRGTASALMVVFFNGGIALGATLGGLFDDGSNLVLAAFAAAGLGALAIVAVVASRALAGR; translated from the coding sequence ATGACGGAAACCACCACCCTCCAGCCGGCCGTCGCGTCGCGTCAGCGCACGCCGTGGTTCGCGCTCCTCACCCTCGCGTTCGCCGTGTTCGCGACCGTCACCGTCGAGATGGTCCCCGCCGGACTGCTCCCCGCCATGAGTGCCGACTTCGGCGTCTCGCCGTCGTCGATCGGGCTGCTCGTGTCGCTCTGGGCGGTCACGATCATCGTGGCGAGCCTGCCGATCGTGCGGCTCACCGCGCGCGTCGATCGCCGCACCCTCATCGTCGGCGCGCTCGCGGTGATGGCGGTGGCCAACGCCCTCACGGCGATCGCGCCGGGGTACGAGTTCGCACTCGCGTCGCGAGTCATCGCGGCGATGGCGCACGGTGCGTTCTGGTCGGTCGTCATGGTCTACGCCACGTCGCTCGTGCCGGCGAGCGCGGCGGGGCGCACCGTCGCGATCGTGAGCGCCGGCGCCTCGGGCGCCACCGTCGCGGGCATCCCGCTGGGAACGGTCGTGGGACAGGTGGCCGACTGGCGGCTCGTGTTCGGCGCACTCGCGCTGGCACTCGCACTGATCGCCGTGGTGATCCGCCTGCGGCTTCCGTCGTCGCCGGGGGCAGCCCCGAGCCCTGCGGATGGCGCAGGGTCAGCCGGAGCGGTCCGAGGCCGTCGGCGGGTCGACCGCTCGATCCGCCCGGTGCTGGCGGCGGCCGTCGCCTGCACGCTCACGGCGGCGGCGAGCTTCACGCTCTTCACGTACATCTCGCCCTACCTCACGGAGGTCGCCGGCCTTCCCGAAGCGTGGGTCGGGCCGCTGCTGCTCGGGTTCGGCGTGGCGGGGATCGGCGGGCTCGTCGCCGCCGCGCTCACGGCCGACCGCTGGCCCGTCGCCTCGCTCGCCACCATGACCGTGCTGTTCGCGGTCGCGTTGGCCGTCCTCGGCCTCGCGCCGCAGAGCCCCCCGGCCGTCATCGCCGGACTCCTGGTGTGGGGCCTCGCGATCGGCGGGCTGCCCGCCATGCTGCAGTCGCGCCTGCTCGGCGTCGCCTCACCCGCGCTGCGCGGCACGGCGAGCGCGCTCATGGTCGTCTTCTTCAACGGCGGCATCGCCCTCGGCGCGACGCTCGGCGGCCTCTTCGACGACGGGTCGAACCTCGTGCTCGCGGCGTTCGCCGCAGCGGGACTCGGCGCCCTCGCCATCGTCGCCGTGGTGGCGTCTCGGGCGCTCGCGGGGCGCTGA
- a CDS encoding MerR family transcriptional regulator, with amino-acid sequence MRIGELSQRTQVPTRMLRYYEEQDLLRSDRQANGYRDYPESAVAQVELVRGLISSGLPTRLIKTMLNMEGVQGEELARTCTRNLAEDLAQELETLESKIACLTRSRDTVRSFLARTRHAEVLGDARAVLGPVA; translated from the coding sequence ATGAGAATCGGCGAACTGTCGCAGCGCACGCAGGTGCCGACCCGCATGCTCCGGTACTACGAGGAGCAGGACCTGCTCCGATCCGACCGGCAGGCCAACGGGTATCGCGACTACCCCGAGTCGGCCGTCGCGCAGGTCGAGCTGGTGCGAGGGCTCATCTCCTCCGGCCTGCCCACTCGGCTGATCAAGACCATGCTCAACATGGAGGGCGTGCAGGGCGAGGAGCTTGCGCGCACCTGCACCCGCAACCTCGCGGAGGATCTCGCGCAGGAGCTCGAGACGCTCGAGTCGAAGATCGCGTGCCTCACGCGCAGCCGCGATACCGTCCGCAGCTTCCTCGCGCGCACCCGCCACGCGGAGGTGCTGGGCGACGCCAGGGCCGTGCTCGGCCCCGTCGCCTGA
- a CDS encoding histidine phosphatase family protein, giving the protein MTTFFLARHGETVWHAEHRYAGNSNVGLTQRGLGQAAALGAWAAEAQLDAIVASPLDRARRSAAPAVETTGLELRIDERLVEIDFGAAEGLTPDEIAERFPEEWRAFMEAPASNPLPDGERGRDGIARALPVLDDLVAEFPDGRVLIVGHATLIRLLFSELAGMDPDGYRDLLPVLGNCHLTTIEYPWATESRAMHHPRIRLLGFDVPPWRAA; this is encoded by the coding sequence ATGACGACGTTCTTCCTCGCGCGGCATGGCGAGACGGTCTGGCACGCGGAGCATCGGTACGCCGGCAATTCGAACGTCGGGCTCACGCAGCGCGGTCTCGGACAGGCCGCCGCACTCGGCGCCTGGGCCGCCGAGGCGCAGCTCGACGCGATCGTGGCCTCGCCGCTCGACCGTGCCCGTCGGTCGGCCGCGCCCGCGGTGGAGACGACCGGCCTCGAGCTCCGCATCGACGAACGCCTCGTCGAGATCGACTTCGGGGCGGCCGAAGGGCTCACTCCCGACGAGATCGCCGAGCGGTTCCCCGAAGAGTGGAGGGCCTTCATGGAGGCGCCGGCGAGCAACCCGCTGCCAGACGGCGAACGTGGTCGTGACGGCATCGCGCGGGCCCTCCCCGTGCTCGACGACCTGGTGGCGGAGTTCCCCGACGGGCGGGTGCTCATCGTCGGTCACGCGACGCTGATCCGCCTGCTGTTCTCCGAGCTGGCGGGCATGGATCCCGACGGATATCGCGACCTGCTCCCCGTGCTCGGCAACTGCCACCTGACGACGATCGAATACCCGTGGGCGACCGAGTCGCGCGCGATGCACCACCCGCGCATCCGCTTGCTCGGGTTCGACGTGCCACCGTGGCGGGCGGCCTGA
- a CDS encoding transglutaminase family protein — translation MSRIRIVHRTGFSYEEPATASYNEARMLPHSGGEQFVLQAGLDIRPGATQHSYLDYWGTRVSTFEVLTPHRELSVTATSLVEVRPSPVPGSELEWDELRAASTSTVGLVEASTTSASTVPPDEVAALAADIAAEGAPVGETALEICRAVGSAMEYMRGVTGVHSTAAEAWGERKGVCQDIAHVALGALRSVGIPARYVSGYLHPDAGAAVGETVIGESHAWVEWFAGEWRGYDPTNLAEVGELHVLVGRGRDYSDVPPLRGVYAGPGASELFVSVEVTRVA, via the coding sequence GTGAGCCGCATCCGCATCGTGCACCGCACGGGGTTCTCCTACGAGGAGCCCGCCACGGCGTCGTACAACGAGGCGCGCATGCTGCCCCACTCGGGCGGCGAGCAGTTCGTGCTGCAGGCCGGGCTCGACATCCGGCCCGGCGCGACGCAGCACTCCTACCTCGACTACTGGGGCACGCGGGTGTCGACGTTCGAGGTGCTCACGCCGCATCGCGAACTCTCCGTGACGGCGACGAGCCTCGTGGAGGTGCGCCCGTCGCCCGTGCCCGGCAGCGAGCTCGAGTGGGACGAGTTGCGGGCGGCGTCCACGTCGACGGTCGGCCTCGTCGAGGCGTCCACCACGTCGGCGTCCACCGTGCCGCCCGACGAGGTCGCCGCGCTCGCCGCCGACATCGCCGCCGAGGGGGCGCCCGTCGGCGAGACCGCGCTCGAGATCTGTCGCGCCGTCGGCTCGGCGATGGAGTACATGCGGGGCGTGACCGGCGTGCACTCGACCGCCGCCGAGGCGTGGGGCGAGCGCAAGGGCGTCTGCCAGGACATCGCGCACGTCGCGCTCGGCGCGCTGCGGTCGGTCGGCATTCCCGCGCGATACGTGTCGGGTTACCTGCATCCGGATGCCGGCGCCGCCGTCGGCGAGACGGTGATCGGCGAGTCCCACGCCTGGGTCGAGTGGTTCGCGGGGGAGTGGCGCGGCTACGATCCGACGAACCTCGCCGAGGTCGGCGAGCTCCACGTGCTGGTCGGCCGCGGCCGTGACTACAGCGACGTGCCGCCGTTGCGCGGCGTGTACGCCGGTCCGGGCGCGTCCGAGCTGTTCGTCAGCGTCGAGGTGACCCGGGTCGCATGA
- a CDS encoding glycoside hydrolase family 6 protein, with the protein MQLPSLARRTALGAAAALALTLLAATPAQAANDVLWPGAELWTNPSSTTLEAAASLSGDARADALLLGSFPSATWINGGTPNEAKRDVKRVVAAAHAAKQVPVLVAYNLPFRDCAQYSAGGATSAAEYTAWIDGFAKGIGNKDAVVILEPDGLGIIPWYTTVNGQQEWCQPPEADAATAASDRFAMLNHAVDAFAALPNTAVYLDGTHSAWLGVGDISDRLIKAGVERADGFFLNVSNYETTERQQKFGTWISDCINLSVNSWWQPEWCASQYYPANPADFSSWGLTDAAYDQAYADTGVVRDPASQAHFVVDTSRNGVGPWTPTTVYPDPQVWCNPPDRGLGLRPTTDTGDELIDAYLWVKVPGESDGQCLRGTPGPEDPERGMLDPAAGQWFPEMADELIANAVPAVTP; encoded by the coding sequence ATGCAGCTTCCATCCCTTGCGAGACGCACGGCGCTCGGCGCTGCCGCCGCCCTCGCCCTGACACTGCTGGCCGCGACGCCCGCGCAGGCCGCGAACGACGTGCTGTGGCCCGGCGCCGAGCTCTGGACCAACCCCTCGAGCACCACGCTCGAGGCCGCCGCCTCGCTCAGCGGCGACGCCCGCGCCGACGCGCTCCTGCTCGGCTCGTTCCCGAGCGCGACGTGGATCAACGGCGGCACGCCGAACGAGGCCAAGCGCGACGTGAAGCGCGTCGTCGCCGCGGCGCACGCCGCCAAGCAGGTACCCGTGCTCGTGGCCTACAACCTGCCGTTCCGCGATTGCGCCCAGTACTCGGCGGGAGGCGCGACGTCGGCGGCGGAGTACACCGCGTGGATCGACGGCTTCGCCAAGGGCATCGGCAACAAGGACGCCGTGGTGATCCTCGAGCCCGACGGCCTCGGCATCATCCCCTGGTACACGACGGTCAACGGCCAGCAGGAGTGGTGCCAGCCTCCCGAGGCCGACGCGGCCACCGCGGCATCCGACCGCTTCGCGATGCTGAACCACGCGGTCGACGCCTTCGCCGCGCTGCCGAACACCGCCGTCTACCTCGACGGCACGCACTCCGCGTGGCTCGGGGTCGGCGACATCAGCGACCGGCTCATCAAGGCCGGCGTCGAGCGCGCCGACGGGTTCTTCCTCAACGTCTCCAATTACGAGACGACCGAGCGCCAGCAGAAGTTCGGCACGTGGATCTCGGACTGCATCAACCTGTCGGTGAACTCGTGGTGGCAGCCCGAGTGGTGCGCCAGCCAGTACTACCCGGCGAACCCGGCCGACTTCTCCAGCTGGGGACTGACGGATGCCGCGTACGACCAGGCGTACGCCGACACGGGCGTCGTCCGCGACCCCGCCAGCCAGGCGCACTTCGTCGTCGACACCAGCCGCAACGGCGTCGGACCCTGGACGCCCACGACCGTCTACCCCGACCCGCAGGTGTGGTGCAACCCGCCCGACCGCGGGCTCGGCCTGCGGCCCACCACCGACACGGGCGACGAGCTCATCGACGCCTACCTGTGGGTGAAGGTGCCCGGCGAGTCCGACGGCCAGTGCCTCCGCGGCACGCCCGGTCCCGAGGACCCCGAGCGCGGCATGCTCGACCCGGCCGCCGGGCAGTGGTTCCCCGAGATGGCCGACGAGCTGATCGCCAACGCGGTGCCGGCGGTGACGCCCTAG